The sequence GTCCATTGCGAAAATCGGTGGTATCGAGGAAGGCTTACGTTGTAAAAAGTTATGCACGTAATTGTTGGTCTTTAGTGTCCTCAGCTTTAAATTATGTGAAGGAGGCTGTATTTTCAACGGTCGGCTGTGTCGCTCAAATCGAGTCTTGATTTGAAATAATGATTGCATAGCCGTCTTTATTGTTTATAATGAAAACAATTAAGTAAAACGCTCCTACACTCGATGCAGGATACTCCAACAGGTGCTGCGAGAGCCGAGGACAgagggactctctctctccccccgacccacctcctctctccctgtgtgtgtgtgtgtgtgtgtgtgtgtgtgtgtgtgtgtgtgtgtgtgtgtgtgtgtgtgtgtgtgtgtgtgtgtgtgtgtgtgtgtgtgtgtgtgtgtgcgtgcgtgcgtgcgtgcgtgcgtgcgtgcgtgcgtgtgtgtgtgtgtgtgcgtgcgtgcgtgcgtgcgtgtgtgtgtgtgtgtgcgtgcgtgcgtgtgtgtgtgtgtgtgtgtgtgtgtgtgagagtgtgtgtcccACTGCTTTGGATCAGTCAAGTTAGTTTACTGCTAAGTGTTGAGTCGGAGCCGGGATCAGGAGAGGCAGCCTGGCTGGACCCGAGCACACTGAATGTGTGCGCAGGCCTAAATGTTCACACACTTCTGCACAACAGACGGTTTAGTCAATCACCAGAACCTTTTATCCGAGTTGGGATGGActatcgttttttttaaatcgattTAAACAGAACTGTTCtttaaacatttttatttttatttattaaacggCCTATATATTTTCACCCCGAATTTGTCACTCGTGTCGTTGTCTTTATTTCACTTCAGATAACCTTATCAAAAGGCTCCATCGTAAATAGCGAGGCTGTGTTTTAGTGGCCCTTGAAGAGTGATTGATGGCGGCGTTCATCACCACGTGTTGGATATGAGCTTTCTAATGGGGGGCCATCCGTCTACCTGAGACACGGGGCCTCCCAAAGAGAGATAGATGACTGCTACTATTGTTAACAAAAGAGCCCATCTTCCTTCAACCTcttggttttttttttgtgaaatagTCTATAAGATAAGGTCAAGAAAATAGCTCTATTTTTGAAATATTTAACGTTGCTTTTATTGATGACATGGGAGAAGTTGAACGTGAACCCTGTGCCTGCTCTCTGAACAACAGACGAGGTGGGATTCTGGGTTAACCTCTCTGAATGGCTCTCTGCGTTTAGTTTAATCACCACGTTGTTGGTGAACGCACAACAAATCATGCGAATTTACAGAGATTTAACAAGAGTgtgtaacaacacacacacacacacacacacacacacacacacacacacacacacacacacacacacacacacacacacacacacacacacacacacacacacacacacacacacacacacacacagtcatatttTTCTTATTGGCAGTGCCAAAATCATATTTTAAAATAGGTACAAATTACTTTTTAATAACGACCAGTTAAaattagtttttatagctgAAGCTGAAAAAGTTAAATTAACCCAGccttaaaaaatgtttttgaagcCACACAATAATTGACGAGGTCCAGAGATATAAAGTTggtattaaataaaataattattgtcagataaaaatataaacacatGTTTAAGGTTGGGATAGGCTATTTATAATCATATTTTACAGTTTTCTTCTTGGCTCATTTAGGCTATGTTGAATATAATGCCTAATCTCCTGTATATTATCGTTTCACAATAAATCAGTCTCAATTCATATTTTGTATAGCCTAAAATGATTTATTAGGTCGATATACTTTAACATTTCTTCCCTGTTTGATAATTCTTCACGTCGacattattctttttttttcacaaaagaATGATCCCTACAATATcggcaaaaaaaattaaacgttATAAGTTACATGCAAAGATTATCaacaaaatgtacaaaatacaaaaaacaagccAAACTAAATAAATTGAATTAGCTTCACCAAACCGGTCGCCTTAAAGGGCATGCACAGAATAACCAGAACATCTCAGGCCcgacatataaatacataaaaaatgcaTCTTTACAATTTCTTCTCATAGTGCCCATTTATGCAATATATTTACATATCTACAAAACAATAAATTAGATCGACAGCATATTGACAGACAGTAGCTCTGCAATAATCCTCTATTCTCGCGACATCTGCTCGTTCTCGTTTCGGAAAAACAAGAATGAACAGATCCCCCGTTTTTTGTGCCTCATGCGTTCGACAAAGTGGAACATTTGGACCATCGAGTCTGTGGTCTCGATGGTCTGTCCTCTGGTTCTGAGTCCAGAATCTGGTGGTCCCGTTGAGTCCAGTCCCTACTGCCTCTGATTCCAGAGCCTGGTGGTCCGTTTGAGTCAGGACCTGGTCCTTAAGTGTCCAGGACCTGGTCCGGTTGAGTCCAGGACCTGGTGATCCCTTTAAGTCCAGGACCAGGTGCCTTCAAGACCAGGAACTGGTCCTTATGAGTCCAGAACCTGGTGGTCCCTTTGAGTCCAGAACATGGTGCTCCCTTTGAGTCCAGAACCTGGTCCATTTAAGACCAGGGCCTGGTCCTTATGAGTCCAGGGCCTGGTGGTCCCTTTGAGTCCAAGACCTGGTCCCCCTGGTCCCTTCGAGTCCAGGTCCCGGTCTCTTTAAGTCCAGGACCCGGGCCCTTTCAGGTCAAGGCCTGGTCCCCTGCTCTATCTGTTGGTGCTGACTCCTCACCGCGAACCTGTTGACGTGCACCGGGATGGGCACCACGATCTTGGGGTTCCGCACCGGTTCTCCCGAGCGGTTGTTCACGTTACCGGCCTTGATCCGTTTCCATTTGGCCCTGcggttctggaaccagatcTTCACCTGCACCTCGCTCAGCTTCAGTGCGTGGGCGATCTGCGAGCGCTCTGTGAGCGACAGGTACTTCTTACAGTGGAACTCCTTCTCCAGTTCCAGGAGCTGCTCGCTGGTGAACGCCGTGCGCCTCCTCCGGCTCTTCCCCGCGGAGGAGCCGCCCGTTGGGAGGGCGTCGTGGGAGCCCGTCTTCAGCTTGGTCTTCTGGGACAGGGAGCCGCATGTGTTGCCGTCCGAGAAGCTCTCGTTCTCGCTGTCCACGGAGCTGTCCTCCCGGTCACTGCAGGTCGGGTCTGCGGACTTACGGTCCATTTTCTCGTCGTCCGAGCTGTACAGTTTGGTTTCACCTGCGATTCGAGAATGACGACAAGATGAACGGGTTAGTGTGGAAACGACATGATGAACGAGAGAGTTTGAACGCGAATGTCAAGGAGGCAAAACCGGAGAGAGATTTGGAACTACATTGAAGATAATAAATGGGAATGTCGTGTCACAAAAAGTCAAATAGATTTATGGTTGATAAAAGGCCTTCTAGACACTGACACTATGCATGCATTATCTCACATGCTTTCTCGACATGAACGAGTGGGTGAGTTTGAAGTGAATGTCAGGGAGGCAAACCGTTTTTTAAGTAAATGGTGGAACTGAATCCAAGTGTAACTATTGAGGCCTGAGTTGCTCTGAGATGGCCTGGGATTGAAAAGCATTCGATGAATAAATGCAAAGCATGTTTCCCTCTATAGTTATTAGATCAATATATTTAAGTAAATAAGTGAATCAATAACAGCAGAACTGAATGACACATTGGTGCTTTGGAATCAGTTGGTGTGCCACTGAGTTTGATTTTTTGGCTTTATGCCAAACTGAGGCCTCAACATCACTGTGGAAAGAGTAGGCCTAGGCCTGTAACACTTTAATTTATGCATTTATAATCCACCGATAACGAAGGCCTACACGGAGGATTATTGCAGAGCTACAACATTACTGTAGGCCGAccgcgatatattgttgtttctatttcttctgacaaatttcTTTATCGTACGTCGCTTTtggtaaaagcgtctgctaagtgcCCTAAAAGTAAATTTCCCGCCCTTAAGTCTCAATTTACATGTTTATGTAATTTCATTTTTAAGAGCTGCGATCTAATTTACAGTCAATAATTTAAAACACCCACGCCTCCATTCCCCACTCCCTAACTGAcccagatagagggagagagagagagccatggaCCCTACCTGATATGGTCTGAAAAGTTTCCGAGAAGTTGAGCAGGTCTTCCCTGGCCTTGTCCCGGGCGTGCAGGTCCTCCTCCAGCGGGCTCCCTTGCCG is a genomic window of Gadus morhua chromosome 8, gadMor3.0, whole genome shotgun sequence containing:
- the gbx1 gene encoding homeobox protein GBX-1 translates to MQRPGGQGTAFSIDSLIGTPQPRPGHLLYTGYPMFMPYRPLVIPQAMSHSSLTSGLPPLAPLASFAGRLTNTFCASLGQGMPSMVALTTTLPSFSDPPDSFYPPPQELPGPRLGAVDPGSRRQGSPLEEDLHARDKAREDLLNFSETFQTISGETKLYSSDDEKMDRKSADPTCSDREDSSVDSENESFSDGNTCGSLSQKTKLKTGSHDALPTGGSSAGKSRRRRTAFTSEQLLELEKEFHCKKYLSLTERSQIAHALKLSEVQVKIWFQNRRAKWKRIKAGNVNNRSGEPVRNPKIVVPIPVHVNRFAVRSQHQQIEQGTRP